CCTGTATTTAGAAAACCCGCCATACAAGAGGATCGCTTGAAATTACCGATTCTTAGCGAAGAGCAAGCTATAATGGAAGCCGTGAACGAGAATCCAATCGTCATACTGTCTGGAGAAACTGGAAGTGGTAAAACAACTCAGATGCCTCAGTTCCTGTATGAAGCCGGTTACACGAGAAATGGCAGAATGATCGGTGTGACTGAACCAAGGCGGGTCGCCGCCATTTCAATGTCTCAGAGAGTGGCTCAAGAACTCAACTTGTCTAGTAAGAAAGTGTCTTATCTGATCAGATTTGAAGGAAATGCAACCCCTGAAACCGAAATCAAATTCATGACCGATGGTGTTTTGTTGAAAGAAATACAAATGGactttttgttgaaaaaatattctgtgATAATTATTGACGAGGCGCATGAACGTAGTGTTTACACAGATATCTTGATAGGACTTTTGTCTCGAATAGTTCCATTGAGAAACAAGAAGGGAGACCCTCTTAAACTAATAATTATGTCGGCCACTCTGCGACTTGAAGATTTTGTCGACAATAAGCAACTGTTCAAGATTACACCACCTCTGATCAAAGTTGAATCAAGACAGTTTTCTGTTACCATTCACTTCAACAAGAGAACTGATCCCAATTATGTGAAGGAAGCTTTCAAGAAAGCCTGTAAAATACATACTCAACTACCTGATGGAGGAATACTCATTTTTGTAACAGGACAACAAGAAGTCAATCTGCTAGTCAAGAAATTAAGAAAAGCCTTTCCATTCCATCATTCTAAAGATAAAGTGGATGATGAGAACGATGTTGATGAAGCGTTGGACAGGGTTTTGAAAAAACGTAGGAGAAGAAGTGACGTCAGAGCAGAGGCCGATGTGGGTGCTGCCTCTGTACTCGCTGTTGCCCGGCCACGAGCAGGCCAAGGTGTTTGCGCCGCACCCCGAGGGCAGTCGACTGTGCGTGGTGGCCACCAATGTTGCCGAAACCTCGCTCACCATTCCCAACATCAAGTATGTGGTGGACAGTGGAAAGGTGAAGAGCAAAGTGTACGACAAGCACACCGGCGTGTCTGCGTTCTCGGTGATGTGGACAAGCAAAGCGTCGGCCAATCAGAGGGCGGGTCGCGCCGGGAGGACTGGACCCGGCCACTGCTACCGGCTGTACGCGTCGGCTGTGTTCAACGACATGTTTGCAGCTTGGGCTGAGCCCGACATCAGGCGCAGACCTGTGGACGATCTGTTGTTGCAGTTGAAGGCCATGGGCATCGATCGAGTCATCAACTTCCCCTTCCCCTCGCCTCCCGACACTCTCCAACTGGAAGCTGCCGAAAAGAGGCTGATTCTGCTGGGTGCTCTCTCTCGCAAGTCTTCTCAAGATGGCAAGTACACTGGCGATGACAGCAAACTGACGAAACTGGGCGAATCGATGTCGGTGTTTCCGATTGCGCCTCGGTTTTCGAAGATGCTGTTGCTGAGTGACCAGCAGCCGGGCCTGATGCAGCAGATGGTGGCTCTGGTGGCCGCCCTGTCGGTGCAGGAGCTGTTGTTGGTTGGCGAGCGGCGGTGGCACGAGGCGAGGCGCCTGTCAATCGGCAGCGGACACTCGCAGCGCCTCGGCGACATGATGGTGCTTTTGAAGGCAGTCGCCGCCGCAGAGTTGGCCTACTCCACCCAGTTGCAGTCTTTCCCCAGCTATTGTATCGACCACGGCCTGCGCATCAAGGCCGTCTTGGAGGTCAGGAAGTTGCGGCTGCAGTTGACCAACGAGCTCAACATGAACATCAAGGACCTGGACCTGTATGTTGACCCCAAGATGAAGGCGCCGACTGACTTACAGGCTAGACAGCTGCGGCAGATCGTGCTGGCCGGGATGGTTGATCAGGTGGCCGCCAGAGTGAGTGAGCAGGAGGCTTTGGCTGGCGGGGTGCGCAAGGGGAAGGCCGCCTACCAGATCATGGGCACCGATCAGCTCGTCTTTCTGCACTCGAGCTCCGCGCTCTACAAGCAACAGCCCAGCTGGCTCGTCTATCAGCAAGTCACCGACAATGGCTCCAAAATGCATCTCAGAGGTACGCTATTGCAATACTACacaagatattcacattattaatcaatactattcaaagcagagaggagagaaaaaagtccgagaacggcttcatatctcatacacaaaagtaatttgatggtgggtgtgatcggggatcctactcaaattgtaaatactactttactttgacttcaaaaatttggtccgccatattgaatgcaactttgttttttttaaataggaaggtggtcatgcgatacatgatttcgatacgaaatttcaagaaaaaatgaatggtgaaaaccgcatatcgatatctcaaacagtttagaagatattcacattataattttaaattatcatcatatttatttgaaatttcgtatcgaaatcatgtatcgcatgaccacattcctatttaaaaaaacaaagttgcattcaatatggcggatccaagatgacggaccaaatttttgaagtcatagtaaagtagtatttttaatttgagtaggatccccaatca
The sequence above is drawn from the Nilaparvata lugens isolate BPH chromosome 2, ASM1435652v1, whole genome shotgun sequence genome and encodes:
- the LOC111055271 gene encoding LOW QUALITY PROTEIN: probable ATP-dependent RNA helicase kurz (The sequence of the model RefSeq protein was modified relative to this genomic sequence to represent the inferred CDS: inserted 2 bases in 1 codon) — translated: MGKLQKGYNWKARQPGNLTESKIKTTELKKLEIDFGEEGTNSYDDSNALALLPRSKKEKKKNNTALKPAVKFISKKRRKELEKILERKTKKDNRSNLYAALAKVQAPDALMNQLISITSVQTKGVKQVLNANGDTHAHDSREKTAKTMVNAIKGSKRKHLVECSIRQEKLRKHDGDPSVVGFDISSEDDFDSDGGESEENEVEKTVIESANVEKPKSKPANVETTEKPKSKPANVETTEKPKSKPTNVKTAEKRKSKPANVKTTEKPKSKPTNVKTTEKPKSKPTNVKTAEKLKSKPANVETAEKPKSKPANVETAEKPKMKPVVFVPVFRKPAIQEDRLKLPILSEEQAIMEAVNENPIVILSGETGSGKTTQMPQFLYEAGYTRNGRMIGVTEPRRVAAISMSQRVAQELNLSSKKVSYLIRFEGNATPETEIKFMTDGVLLKEIQMDFLLKKYSVIIIDEAHERSVYTDILIGLLSRIVPLRNKKGDPLKLIIMSATLRLEDFVDNKQLFKITPPLIKVESRQFSVTIHFNKRTDPNYVKEAFKKACKIHTQLPDGGILIFVTGQQEVNLLVKKLRKAFPFHHSKDKVDDENDVDEALDRVLKKRRXEEVTSEQRPMWVLPLYSLLPGHEQAKVFAPHPEGSRLCVVATNVAETSLTIPNIKYVVDSGKVKSKVYDKHTGVSAFSVMWTSKASANQRAGRAGRTGPGHCYRLYASAVFNDMFAAWAEPDIRRRPVDDLLLQLKAMGIDRVINFPFPSPPDTLQLEAAEKRLILLGALSRKSSQDGKYTGDDSKLTKLGESMSVFPIAPRFSKMLLLSDQQPGLMQQMVALVAALSVQELLLVGERRWHEARRLSIGSGHSQRLGDMMVLLKAVAAAELAYSTQLQSFPSYCIDHGLRIKAVLEVRKLRLQLTNELNMNIKDLDLYVDPKMKAPTDLQARQLRQIVLAGMVDQVAARVSEQEALAGGVRKGKAAYQIMGTDQLVFLHSSSALYKQQPSWLVYQQVTDNGSKMHLRGVTSIEPEWLPVFAPTLCNLTPQKEPSPTYNAEKGVPFCYATGSFGPNGWQLPIMEIEYPQSLERIRWFAVFILDGSVCPKLAKYVKSLLSTPQTMVKSWASVVPRTQVLLKALADEQISSRKDLLFQWTNNSKYLLKEYLLWIPEAGHDEVTLLWPPVESEELGGISRTANK